A section of the Candidatus Methylomirabilis lanthanidiphila genome encodes:
- a CDS encoding deoxyribonuclease (ycfH) — protein sequence MHCGEPRNENSKARLTETTEAYVIGYVAGSDRESATPLGEVYRVAMLIDTHAHIQMREFDADRAEALARATAAGVGLMLAVGYHLEASRMAVEAAQRFPQVYAAVGIHPHDAGTYDDAAEETLRDLAKQPKVVAIGEAGLDFFRDRAPRAVQADAFRRQIRLARELDLPLIVHDRDAHEDTMELLQEKAAPRVLLHCFSGDLTMAEEAWRRGYYTSIAGPVTYPKNETLREIVRKAKTDRLLLETDCPFLPPQAFRGQRNEPAYLLHTAQEVARVLGIRLDELGHLTTDNARRLFRLPASE from the coding sequence ATGCACTGTGGCGAGCCAAGAAACGAGAATAGCAAGGCGCGGCTCACGGAAACGACCGAGGCGTACGTTATCGGGTACGTCGCAGGGAGCGACCGGGAGTCGGCAACGCCGCTAGGCGAAGTTTATCGGGTCGCCATGTTGATTGATACGCACGCCCACATCCAGATGCGCGAGTTCGATGCCGACCGGGCTGAGGCGCTGGCGCGGGCCACGGCCGCCGGGGTCGGACTGATGCTTGCCGTCGGCTACCATCTTGAGGCCAGCCGGATGGCGGTGGAGGCCGCGCAACGCTTTCCGCAGGTGTACGCCGCCGTCGGCATCCATCCCCATGACGCCGGAACCTACGATGACGCCGCCGAAGAGACCCTTCGCGACCTCGCCAAGCAGCCCAAGGTGGTCGCCATCGGCGAGGCGGGCCTCGACTTCTTTCGCGACCGCGCCCCGCGCGCAGTCCAGGCCGATGCCTTTCGTCGCCAGATCCGGCTGGCCAGAGAACTGGATCTGCCGCTTATCGTCCACGACCGCGACGCCCACGAGGACACGATGGAGCTTTTGCAGGAGAAAGCGGCGCCGCGAGTGCTGCTGCACTGCTTCTCTGGCGATCTGACCATGGCGGAAGAGGCATGGCGACGAGGCTACTATACCTCAATCGCCGGGCCGGTGACCTATCCCAAGAACGAGACGCTGCGCGAGATCGTACGGAAGGCCAAGACGGATCGTCTGCTCCTGGAGACCGATTGCCCCTTTCTGCCGCCCCAAGCGTTCCGGGGCCAGCGGAACGAGCCGGCGTATCTCCTGCACACGGCTCAAGAGGTCGCCCGCGTCTTAGGCATTCGCCTCGACGAACTCGGTCACCTCACGACCGACAACGCCCGCCGTCTGTTCCGACTCCCAGCTTCGGAATAA